One region of Gymnogyps californianus isolate 813 chromosome 28, ASM1813914v2, whole genome shotgun sequence genomic DNA includes:
- the LOC127026638 gene encoding feather keratin Cos1-1/Cos1-3/Cos2-1-like: MKDQYKRQPESLLSHPLLLPPSPWEPDMSCSNQCQPCQPCGPTPLANSCNEPCVRQCQNSTVVIEPSPVVVTLPGPILSSFPQNTVVGSSTSAAVGSILSSEGVPITSGSFDLSGISSRYCGRRCLL; encoded by the exons AAAAGGCAGCCCGAGTCCCTGCTCTCTCAtccacttctcttgcctccttctccttgggAACCAG ACATGTCCTGCTCCaaccagtgccagccctgccagccctgcggcccgaccccgctggccaacagctgcaatgagccctgtgtcaggcagtgccagaacTCCACTGTCGTCATCGAGCCCTCCcccgtggtggtgaccctgcccggccccatcctcagctccttcccgcagAACACCGttgtgggctcctccacctccgctgctgttggcagcatcctcagctctgagggagtgcccatcacctctgggaGCTTTGACCTCTCTGGCATTTCCAGCCGCTACTGTGGCAGAAGGTGCCTCCTCTGA
- the LOC127026639 gene encoding feather keratin Cos2-3-like translates to MELLPENDTSNSPTRVTQGIKGSPSPCSLIHFSCLLLLGNQGTSTLKDMSCYNQCLPCQPCGPTPLANSCNEPCVRHCQNSNIVIQPSPVVVTLPGSILSSFPQNTVVGSSTSAAVGSILSCDGVPITSGSCDLSGISSRYCGRRCLL, encoded by the exons ATGGAGCTTCTTCCTGAGAATGACACTTCAAACAGCCCCACCAGAGTGACCCAGG GTATAAAAGGCAGCCCAAGTCCCTGCTCTCTCAtccacttctcttgcctccttctccttgggAACCAG GGCACCTCTACCCTTAAAGACATGTCCTGTTACAACCagtgcctgccctgccagccctgcggcccgaccccgctggccaacagctgcaatgagccctgtgtcaggcacTGCCAGAACTCCAACATCGTCATCCAGCCCTCTcccgtggtggtgaccctgcccggctccatcctcagctccttcccgcagAACACCGttgtgggctcctccacctccgctgctgttggcagcatcctcagctgtgATGgagtgcccatcacctctgggaGCTGTGACCTCTCTGGCATTTCCAGCCGCTACTGTGGCAGAAGGTGTCTCCTCTGA